From Budorcas taxicolor isolate Tak-1 chromosome 19, Takin1.1, whole genome shotgun sequence, the proteins below share one genomic window:
- the LOC128065326 gene encoding olfactory receptor 1A1-like, translated as MREDNQSSTLDFILLGVSGQQEEEDVFFILFLFIYPITLIGNLLIILAIRCDVRLHNPMYFLLASLSFVDIFFSSVTIPKALANHLLGTRAISFGGCLTQMCFMLALGNTDSYILAAMAYDRAVAITRPLHYTTIMSPRTCVLLVIGSWVIGNANAFPHTLLTASLSFCGNQEVANFYCDIASLLKLSCSDTHFNVKMMYLGAAVFSVPLLCIIISYVQVFSTVLRVPSTKGVLKAFSTCGSHLTVVSLYYGTVMGMYFRPLTSYSLKDAVITVTYIAVTPMLNPFIYSLRNRDMKAALGKLFSRRIFS; from the coding sequence ATGAGAGAAGACAACCAGTCCTCTACCCTTGATTTCATCCTCCTGGGAGTTAGTGGTCAGCAGGAAGAGGAAGATGTCTTCTTCATCCTCTTTCTGTTCATTTACCCCATCACACTTATTGGAAACCTGCTCATCATCTTGGCCATTCGCTGCGATGTTCGCCTCCACAACCCCATGTATTTTCTCCTTGCCAGCCTCTCCTTTGTTGACATCTTCTTCTCCTCTGTGACTATCCCTAAGGCGTTGGCCAACCATCTCCTGGGCACCAGAGCCATCTCCTTTGGAGGATGCCTAACACAGATGTGTTTCATGTTAGCTCTGGGTAACACAGACAGTTACATCCTGGCTGCTATGGCCTATGATCGAGCTGTGGCCATCACCCGCCCACTTCATTACACAACAATTATGAGCCCACGGACTTGTGTCCTGCTAGTCATTGGGTCTTGGGTGATTGGAAATGCCAATGCCTTCCCGCACACTCTGCTCACAGCTAGCCTGTCCTTCTGTGGAAACCAGGAAGTGGCCAACTTCTACTGTGACATTGCCTCTTTGCTCAAGCTGTCCTGTTCTGACACCCACTTTAATGTGAAGATGATGTACCTGGGGGCTGCTGTTTTCTCTGTGCCATTACTATGCATCATCATCTCTTATGTTCAGGTCTTTTCCACAGTCTTACGGGTTCCATCCACCAAAGGTGTGCTcaaagccttctccacctgtggtTCCCACCTCACAGTTGTTTCTCTGTATTATGGGACAGTCATGGGCATGTACTTCCGCCCTCTGACTAGTTACAGCCTAAAGGACGCTGTGATAACTGTGACGTACATCGCAGTGACTCCAATGTTAAATCCTTTCATCTACAGTCTGAGGAATCGGGACATGAAGGCTGCCCTGGGGAAACTCTTCAGCAGGAGAATCTTCTCATAA
- the LOC128065199 gene encoding olfactory receptor 1P1-like — MAGGNQSSVFEFLLWGLSEQPEQQHRLFLVFLWMYLVTVAGNLLIILAIGTDTRLHTPMYFFLANLSCADILFTSTTVPKALVNIQTQNRSISYVECLTQLYFFLTFGDMDIFLLTTMAYDRYVAICHPLHYAMVMSRRCCFILVTACWTLTSLVAMTHTFLIFRLSFCSKKIIPDFFCDLGPLMKVSCSDTQVNELVLLFLGGAVILIPFGLILVSYIGIVLAILRVPSAQGRYKAFSTCGSHLAIVALFFGTVIRAYLFPSSSSSNSIAEDTAAVVMYTVVTPLLNPFIYSLRNKDIQGALGRLLRGKVSFSCGQ, encoded by the coding sequence ATGGCAGGAGGGAACCAGAGCAGCGTCTTTGAGTTCCTCCTCTGGGGACTCTCTGAGCAGCCAGAGCAGCAGCACAGGCTCTTCCTGGTATTCTTGTGGATGTACTTGGTCACGGTCGCTGGGAAcctcctcatcatcctggccatTGGCACTGACACACGTCTTCACacacccatgtacttcttcctcgcCAACCTGTCTTGTGCAGACATCCTTTTCACCTCCACCACTGTGCCCAAGGCCCTGGTGAACATCCAGACCCAGAACAGGTCCATTTCTTATGTAGAATGCCTGACTCAGCTCTACTTTTTCTTGACATTTGGGGACATGGACATATTTCTCCTGACTAcaatggcctatgaccgctatgtggccatctgccaccCTCTCCACTACGCCATGGTCATGAGCCGCCGGTGTTGCTTCATCCTGGTTACTGCCTGCTGGACCCTTACGAGTCTTGTTGCCATGACGCACACGTTCCTCATATTCCGACTTTCCTTCTGCTCTAAGAAGATCATTCCCGACTTCTTCTGTGATCTGGGACCCCTGATGAAGGTGTCTTGCTCTGACACTCAGGTCAATGAGCTTGTGCTCCTCTTCTTGGGGGGAGCAGTCATTTTAATCCCCTTTGGGCTCATTCTGGTCTCTTATATCGGCATTGTTTTAGCCATCCTCAGGGTCCCCTCTGCCCAAGGAAGGTACAAGGCCTTCTCTACCTGTGGATCCCACCTTGCTATTGTTGCCTTGTTCTTTGGGACTGTGATCAGGGCTTATCTGTTTCCCTCATCCTCTTCCTCCAATTCAATAGCAGAGGATACGGCAGCTGTTGTCATGTACACAGTGGTGACTCCTCTGCTAAACCCCTTCATTTACAGCCTGCGGAACAAGGACATTCAGGGGGCCCTGGGGAGACTTCTCAGGGGCAAAGTGTCCTTCTCCTGTGGTCAGTGA